The following coding sequences are from one Bufo bufo chromosome 2, aBufBuf1.1, whole genome shotgun sequence window:
- the LOC120990551 gene encoding N-acetyltransferase 8-like, with protein sequence MSDYFLRLYKDSDGDVARDMFAQGLVEHANIAFRHAMHQPQIWLPILVVLTLPALNLVSVTMSVLLVTTAVVALWFCSRYMYTSYIDYVLSDDMLDINKYYLQRDGYCFWVAESTGGEVIGTVAALPSSDPGGEKHLELKRLSVAKHHRGRGIGKVLCRRLIDFARKRGCEAVVLSTTLPQRNATIMYEKLGFRQTHSFHPQGVLGRFLDFRFLVYQYDIPA encoded by the coding sequence ATGTCTGACTACTTTCTCCGACTCTATAAGGACTCCGACGGCGATGTGGCGAGGGACATGTTCGCCCAGGGACTTGTAGAGCATGCCAACATAGCTTTTCGCCATGCAATGCACCAGCCACAAATCTGGCTTCCGATATTGGTTGTGTTAACCCTTCCTGCGCTAAACCTTGTGTCTGTTACTATGTCCGTCCTTCTGGTTACCACAGCCGTGGTGGCGTTGTGGTTCTGTTCCCGGTACATGTACACGTCCTACATAGATTACGTCCTCTCTGACGACATGTTGGACATTAATAAATATTACCTGCAGCGGGACGGTTACTGCTTCTGGGTGGCAGAGTCCACGGGGGGTGAGGTCATAGGGACGGTGGCTGCTCTCCCTTCTTCTGACCCCGGAGGAGAAAAACATCTGGAACTAAAACGACTCTCGGTGGCCAAACATCACCGAGGCAGAGGGATCGGCAAAGTGCTATGCAGGAGGCTTATTGACTTTGCCCGGAAGAGAGGCTGCGAGGCCGTGGTCCTGAGCACCACGTTACCACAGAGGAACGCCACCATAATGTACGAGAAGCTCGGGTTCAGGCAGACGCACAGCTTTCACCCTCAAGGTGTCCTCGGTAGATTCCTTGACTTCAGGTTCCTTGTCTATCAATATGACATCCCAGCATAA